A stretch of Stegostoma tigrinum isolate sSteTig4 chromosome 23, sSteTig4.hap1, whole genome shotgun sequence DNA encodes these proteins:
- the LOC125462519 gene encoding mesothelin-like protein, whose amino-acid sequence MMAVSNCTPPMKFVTLIVIGYFLTILNAEPALGEKGSQGLRQILLRRRVKRATDCTEGFITKDMTDNTLLPAIYPTEQLDACLNNSVLLANLTELGHIAFSRDQLLVLKRKLDGLYTSGLPEERIQQLGFIITVYGPEEISMWNITNADTLALVLRNSPNLNTTKAIIANYLQRSGPLNATALDAIGGPLLCTLREENLRTIFPGELKKAKPLNISTCTQAKKDILFGIAKVAFQDLAGDPKAYFNKLKPYIGGAQVSDLQSLAVGNINMDFETFSRLNPVEVEKLTAENIRDLLGINLNSLKENENHEIVRRWVNTHSVAEVMSLGIGLRGGISPAGLGNLSISPLPGSASVSSYSLLLSTCITVFGIALQYHS is encoded by the exons GCTCTTGGTGAGAAAGGATCCCAAGGACTCAGGCAGATATTATTAAGAAGACGAGTGAAACGTGCCACTG ATTGTACCGAAGGCTTCATTACAAAGGATATGACCGACAATACATTGTTACCCGCAATTTATCCGACTGAACAGTTAGATGCCTGTTTGAACAACAGTGTGCTGCTTGCAAACCTTACTGAACTGGGACATATAGCTTTCAGCAGAGATCAGCTTCTTGTTctaaaaaggaaattggatggg CTATACACAAGTGGACTGCCTGAAGAACGGATACAACAGCTGGGATTCATTATTACTGTGTACGGTCCTGAAGAGATCAGCATGTGGAACATAACGAATGCCGATACCCTTGCACTTGTTCTAAGGAATAGCCCAAATTTGAACACG ACCAAAGCAATTATTGCAAATTATCTGCAAAGATCTGGGCCACTAAATGCCACTGCATTGGATGCCATTGGCGGTCCATTACTGTGTACTCTGCGTGAAGAGAACCTCAGGACCATCTTTCCCGGTGAACTGAA GAAAGCCAAACCACTGAATATTTCCACATGTACCCAGGCGAAGAAAGACATTCTTTTTGGGATCGCTAAAGTTGCGTTCCAGGATCTTGCTGGTGATCCTAAAGCCTATTTTAACAAACTCAAGCCATATATTG GTGGTGCACAAGTGTCTGATTTACAGAGTTTAGCTGTTGGCAACATCAACATGGACTTTGAGACATTCAGCCGCCTCAATCCAGTGGAAGTAGAA AAACTCACCGCCGAGAACATTCGAGATCTGCTCGGAATTAACCTGAATTCccttaaagaaaatgaaaatcatgAAATAGTGCGGCGTTGGGTTAACACACACTCAGTGGCCGAGGTGATGAGTCTGGGAATTGGCCTCAGAGGTGGGATATCACCAGCTGGGCTTGGGAATCTTTCCATTTCGCCAT tGCCTGGTTCTGCTTCAGTCAGCAGCTACAGTCTCCTGCTCTCCACATGCATCACTGTGTTCGGAATTGCTTTGCAATATCATTCATAA